In Fusobacterium hwasookii, a single window of DNA contains:
- a CDS encoding Bax inhibitor-1/YccA family protein — translation MYYNMNDIDVRSSNNFLRKVFLYMILGIAISLATGAYLLFFNQDLLYTLLDYYKFLVIAELGMVFSISFFINKMPSSLARILFFAYSLVNGITLTVIGLIYAPQVIFYSFVITLTIFVVTAIYGYTTQEDLSSYRRFFKIALISLILLSVFNAFMRVGILEWVITIAGVVIFTGLIAYDVNRIKAISYQLADGDNETMEKMSIIGALNLYLDFINLFIYILRIFGRRK, via the coding sequence ATGTATTACAATATGAATGATATTGATGTTAGAAGTTCTAACAATTTTTTAAGAAAAGTATTTTTGTATATGATTTTAGGTATTGCAATTTCTCTTGCAACAGGAGCATATTTATTATTTTTTAATCAAGATTTATTATATACACTACTTGATTATTATAAATTTTTAGTGATAGCTGAATTAGGTATGGTATTTTCTATTAGCTTTTTTATAAATAAAATGCCTTCTAGTTTGGCAAGAATTTTGTTTTTTGCCTATTCTTTAGTAAATGGAATAACTCTTACTGTTATTGGCCTTATTTATGCACCACAAGTTATTTTTTATTCTTTTGTGATAACTCTTACAATCTTTGTTGTAACTGCAATTTATGGTTACACTACACAAGAAGATTTAAGTTCTTATAGAAGATTTTTTAAGATAGCACTAATCTCATTAATACTTTTATCAGTTTTTAATGCTTTTATGAGAGTTGGAATACTTGAATGGGTAATAACAATTGCAGGGGTAGTTATTTTTACTGGACTTATAGCTTATGATGTAAATAGGATTAAAGCAATATCTTATCAATTAGCAGATGGAGATAATGAAACAATGGAAAAAATGAGTATAATTGGTGCTTTAAATCTTTACTTAGACTTTATTAACCTATTTATCTATATACTTAGAATTTTTGGAAGAAGAAAATAA
- a CDS encoding AMP-binding protein has translation MSIKYLYDRKKIAVTYGEQKYSYADVIKYVNYYSEFLDISKGDRVALMMENRPESIFSFFSIWAKKGIALSLDAGYTVEQLAFVLNDSKPKYIFVSNKVKEVVEKANEQIGNIVKILLVDEISLPNDYIAKQEEFENDSDEDIAIIVYTSGTTGNPKGVMITYGNIRVNMDGVRAVDLVNDSDTILGMLPYHHIMPLCFTLILPMYLGVPVILLTEISSASLLKTLQENRISVILGVPRVWEMLDKAIMTKINQSSIARFMFKMAGKINSMAIRKMLFSKVHKQFGGHIRLMVSGGAKIDKNILEDFRTMGFRAIQGYGMTETAPIITFNVPGRERSDSAGEVIPDVEVKITDDGEILVKGKNVMKGYYNNEQATKEAFDEDGWFHTGDLGRMEGKYLIIIGRKKEMIVLPNGKNIDPNDIEAEIVKNTDLIKEIAVTEYKDQLLAIIYPDFDQIKAKQIVNIKEAIKWEVIDKYNVTAASYKRIHDIKIVKEELPKTRLGKIRRFMLKDLIEDKVESNDKKVEKKVIEVPAEMKEKFDIISKYINERYQKNIDLDSHIELDLGFDSLDIVEFMNFLNETFGITLVEQDFVENKTISAIINLVDDRAGKLVEKTDKNENLKKIIDSDSDVKLPPNVRYGKVLKFILSPMFKFYFKYKYSGKENIGEGAGIIVGNHQSYLDAFMLNNAFTYKEMENNYYIATALHFKSNFMKYLAGRGNIILVDANRNLKNTLQAAAKVLKSGKKLLIFPEGARTRDGQLQEFKKTFAILAKELNVPIYPFVLKGAYEAFPYNKKFPKRNNISVQFLEKIEPKDKTVEELVEETKNNIAKNYY, from the coding sequence ATGTCAATAAAATATTTGTATGACAGGAAAAAAATTGCTGTTACATATGGTGAACAAAAATACTCTTATGCAGATGTGATTAAATATGTAAATTATTATTCAGAATTTTTAGATATTTCAAAGGGAGATAGAGTAGCACTAATGATGGAAAATAGACCTGAATCTATTTTCTCATTTTTCTCAATTTGGGCAAAAAAAGGTATAGCATTAAGTTTAGATGCAGGCTATACAGTTGAACAACTTGCTTTTGTACTTAATGATTCAAAGCCAAAGTATATTTTTGTGTCAAACAAAGTTAAAGAAGTTGTTGAGAAAGCTAATGAACAAATTGGAAATATAGTAAAAATATTGCTTGTTGATGAAATAAGTCTACCTAATGACTATATAGCTAAACAAGAAGAATTTGAAAATGATTCAGATGAAGATATAGCAATAATAGTTTATACTTCTGGTACAACAGGAAATCCAAAAGGTGTAATGATAACTTATGGTAATATTAGAGTTAATATGGATGGAGTAAGAGCTGTTGACCTAGTTAATGATAGTGATACTATTCTAGGAATGTTACCTTATCATCATATTATGCCACTATGTTTTACATTAATATTGCCAATGTATTTAGGAGTACCTGTAATATTATTGACAGAAATTTCATCAGCAAGTCTTTTAAAAACATTACAAGAAAATAGAATTAGTGTTATTCTTGGAGTCCCAAGAGTATGGGAAATGTTAGATAAAGCTATTATGACTAAAATAAATCAAAGTTCAATAGCTAGATTTATGTTTAAAATGGCTGGAAAAATTAATTCTATGGCTATAAGAAAAATGTTATTTTCAAAAGTTCATAAACAATTTGGTGGACATATTAGACTTATGGTATCAGGTGGAGCAAAAATAGATAAAAATATATTAGAAGATTTTCGTACTATGGGATTCAGAGCAATTCAAGGTTATGGTATGACTGAAACAGCTCCTATAATAACTTTTAATGTACCAGGTAGAGAAAGATCTGATTCTGCTGGTGAAGTAATTCCAGATGTAGAAGTTAAAATTACAGATGATGGTGAAATCCTTGTAAAAGGTAAAAATGTAATGAAAGGTTACTATAACAATGAACAAGCTACAAAAGAAGCCTTTGATGAAGATGGTTGGTTTCATACTGGTGACTTAGGAAGAATGGAAGGGAAATATTTAATAATAATTGGTAGAAAAAAAGAAATGATAGTTTTGCCAAATGGAAAAAATATAGATCCTAATGATATTGAAGCAGAAATTGTTAAAAACACTGATTTAATAAAAGAAATTGCTGTAACAGAATATAAAGATCAATTACTTGCTATTATTTATCCTGATTTTGATCAAATAAAGGCTAAACAAATAGTAAATATAAAAGAAGCAATAAAATGGGAAGTTATAGATAAATATAATGTAACAGCAGCTAGTTATAAAAGAATACACGATATAAAAATAGTTAAAGAAGAATTACCTAAAACAAGATTAGGTAAAATTAGAAGATTTATGCTTAAAGACTTAATAGAGGATAAAGTTGAAAGTAATGATAAAAAAGTAGAAAAGAAAGTTATTGAAGTTCCAGCTGAAATGAAAGAAAAATTTGATATCATAAGTAAATATATAAATGAAAGATATCAAAAAAATATTGACTTAGATTCTCATATTGAGCTAGATTTAGGTTTTGACTCTCTTGATATAGTAGAATTTATGAATTTCTTAAATGAAACTTTTGGAATAACATTAGTAGAACAAGATTTTGTTGAAAATAAAACAATATCTGCTATAATAAATTTAGTTGATGATAGAGCAGGGAAGTTAGTAGAAAAAACAGATAAAAATGAAAATTTAAAAAAAATCATTGATAGTGATTCTGATGTAAAGTTACCACCTAATGTCAGATATGGTAAGGTTTTAAAGTTTATATTAAGTCCAATGTTTAAATTCTATTTTAAATATAAATACAGTGGAAAAGAAAATATTGGAGAAGGAGCAGGAATAATTGTTGGAAACCACCAAAGTTATTTAGATGCTTTTATGTTAAATAATGCTTTTACTTATAAAGAAATGGAAAATAATTATTATATAGCAACAGCTTTACATTTTAAGTCTAATTTCATGAAATATCTGGCAGGGCGTGGAAATATAATTTTAGTTGATGCAAATAGAAATTTAAAAAATACTTTACAAGCTGCTGCTAAAGTTTTAAAAAGTGGTAAGAAATTACTTATTTTCCCGGAAGGAGCTAGAACAAGAGATGGTCAGTTACAAGAATTCAAAAAGACTTTTGCTATACTTGCAAAAGAATTGAATGTCCCTATATATCCATTTGTTTTAAAGGGAGCTTATGAAGCATTTCCATATAATAAAAAATTTCCAAAAAGAAATAATATCTCAGTTCAATTCTTAGAAAAGATTGAACCAAAAGATAAAACAGTTGAAGAATTAGTTGAAGAAACTAAAAATAATATTGCAAAAAATTATTATTAA
- a CDS encoding tRNA 2-thiocytidine(32) synthetase TtcA, whose translation MENIITNNEINEIVFFNKKEKIEESLRTTYRKKIWKNFVKAVKDFDLIKDGDKIAVGVSGGKDSLLLCKLFQELKKDRSKNFEVKFISMNPGFEAIDVDKFKENLIEMGIDCELFDANVWQIAFEESPESPCFLCAKMRRGVLYKKVEELGFNKLALGHHFDDIVETTMINMFFAGTVKTMLPKVPSTSGKMDIIRPLAYVREKDIINFMKYNDIQAMSCGCPIESGKVDSKRKEIKFLLQELEAKNPNIKQSIFNAMKNINLDYVLGYTSGNKAKE comes from the coding sequence ATGGAAAATATAATTACAAATAACGAAATAAATGAAATAGTTTTTTTTAATAAAAAAGAAAAGATTGAAGAAAGTTTAAGAACTACATATAGAAAAAAAATATGGAAAAACTTTGTTAAAGCAGTAAAAGATTTTGATTTAATAAAAGATGGAGATAAAATAGCAGTAGGAGTATCAGGTGGAAAAGACAGTTTACTACTTTGTAAATTGTTTCAAGAATTAAAAAAAGATAGAAGCAAAAATTTTGAAGTAAAGTTTATTTCAATGAATCCTGGTTTTGAAGCTATTGATGTTGACAAATTCAAAGAAAATTTAATAGAAATGGGAATAGATTGTGAATTATTTGATGCTAATGTTTGGCAGATAGCATTTGAAGAATCACCAGAAAGTCCTTGTTTTCTATGTGCTAAAATGAGAAGAGGAGTTTTATATAAAAAGGTTGAAGAATTAGGTTTTAATAAATTAGCCTTAGGACATCATTTTGATGATATTGTTGAAACTACTATGATAAATATGTTTTTTGCTGGAACAGTAAAAACAATGTTACCAAAAGTTCCATCTACTTCTGGAAAGATGGATATAATAAGACCTCTTGCTTATGTTAGAGAAAAAGATATAATAAATTTTATGAAATATAATGATATTCAAGCTATGAGTTGCGGTTGTCCAATAGAATCAGGAAAAGTGGATTCAAAAAGAAAAGAAATCAAATTTTTATTACAAGAATTAGAAGCTAAAAATCCTAACATAAAACAAAGTATATTTAATGCAATGAAAAATATTAACTTAGATTATGTTTTAGGATATACAAGTGGAAATAAAGCAAAAGAATAG
- a CDS encoding Cof-type HAD-IIB family hydrolase, which yields MKLVVSDLDGTLLNDDSEVSNETIEMIKKLKENGIEFAIATGRSFNSANKIRKKIGLEIYLICNNGANIYNKNGNMIKNNVMPADLIRKVIKFLTENNIGYFAFDGSGINFYVPANMEIDAELLKEHIPHYIKNLEDIENLPALEKILIIEEDTERIYEIKDLIHNKFDSELEIVISADDCLDLNIKGCSKRGGVEYISQELKINPKEIMAFGDSGNDYKMLKFVGHPVAMKDSFMAKRDFENKTDFTNDESGVAKYLQKYFNL from the coding sequence ATGAAGTTAGTAGTTTCTGATTTAGATGGAACTCTTTTAAATGATGATAGCGAAGTAAGTAATGAAACAATAGAAATGATTAAAAAATTAAAAGAAAATGGAATAGAATTTGCTATTGCAACTGGGAGAAGTTTTAATTCTGCCAATAAAATTAGAAAAAAAATAGGTTTAGAAATTTATCTAATATGTAACAATGGAGCAAATATATATAATAAAAATGGTAACATGATTAAAAATAATGTTATGCCAGCTGATTTAATAAGAAAAGTTATAAAATTTTTAACAGAAAATAATATAGGATACTTTGCTTTTGATGGAAGTGGAATAAATTTTTATGTTCCAGCAAATATGGAAATAGATGCTGAACTCTTAAAGGAACATATTCCACATTATATTAAAAATTTAGAAGATATTGAAAATCTTCCTGCCTTAGAGAAAATTTTAATTATTGAGGAAGATACTGAAAGAATATATGAAATAAAAGACTTAATTCATAATAAATTTGATAGTGAATTAGAAATAGTTATCTCTGCTGATGATTGCTTAGACTTAAATATAAAAGGTTGTAGCAAAAGAGGTGGAGTGGAATATATTTCACAAGAATTAAAAATAAATCCAAAGGAAATTATGGCTTTTGGAGATAGTGGAAATGACTATAAAATGTTAAAATTTGTTGGTCATCCTGTTGCAATGAAAGATAGCTTTATGGCTAAAAGAGATTTTGAAAATAAAACTGATTTTACAAATGATGAGAGTGGAGTGGCTAAATATTTACAAAAATATTTTAACTTATAA
- a CDS encoding rhodanese-like domain-containing protein, with amino-acid sequence MIDVIDNISAYFDDDIVNIIYKDLKSNGLSDEEIEKLLKEKHRDLPMIEINIFQLNNYKLGSIGFTSRELENLNIDFVEEKLLSNDYNGDNPTNKIVYLKVLFDKESKKILGCQIANEKNIEARLNAIKNTIEKGGDLKDLVKYKVNPTDNEWNPDILNILALTALGKNKEDANDIKAKDVENLLKNKEFLLDVREDYEYQDGHIKGAVNLPLREILSQKDSLPKDRDIYVYCRSAHRSSDAVNFLKSLGFEKVHNIEGGFIDISFNEYHKDKGNLENSIVTNYNFD; translated from the coding sequence ATGATAGATGTGATAGACAATATATCAGCATATTTTGATGATGATATAGTAAATATAATTTATAAGGATTTAAAATCAAATGGACTTTCTGATGAAGAAATTGAAAAATTATTAAAAGAAAAACATAGAGATTTGCCTATGATAGAAATTAATATATTTCAATTAAATAACTATAAATTAGGAAGTATAGGCTTTACTTCAAGAGAATTAGAAAATTTAAATATAGATTTTGTTGAAGAAAAGTTATTATCTAATGACTATAATGGAGATAATCCTACAAATAAAATAGTTTATTTAAAAGTATTATTTGATAAAGAAAGCAAAAAGATTTTAGGTTGTCAAATTGCAAATGAAAAAAATATTGAAGCAAGACTTAATGCAATAAAAAATACAATTGAAAAAGGTGGAGATTTAAAAGATTTAGTAAAATATAAAGTAAATCCTACTGATAATGAATGGAATCCTGATATTCTAAATATTTTAGCACTAACTGCACTAGGAAAAAATAAAGAAGATGCTAATGATATCAAGGCAAAAGATGTTGAGAATCTATTAAAAAATAAAGAATTTTTATTAGATGTTAGAGAAGATTATGAATATCAAGATGGACATATAAAAGGAGCAGTTAATTTGCCACTTAGAGAAATTTTATCTCAAAAGGATAGCTTACCAAAAGATAGAGATATTTATGTATATTGTAGAAGTGCTCACAGAAGTTCAGATGCAGTTAATTTCTTAAAAAGTCTTGGTTTTGAAAAGGTACATAATATTGAAGGGGGCTTTATAGATATTTCTTTTAATGAATATCATAAAGATAAGGGAAATTTGGAGAATAGTATAGTTACAAATTATAATTTTGATTAG
- the aroB gene encoding 3-dehydroquinate synthase produces the protein MKKIFDDIYVGSNIISKLNDYTKDFDKILIFSNETIADLYFEKFKSTLNEKDKVFYFTIKDGEEYKNIESILPVYDFMLENNFSRKSLIISLGGGVICDMGGYISATYMRGIEFRQVPTSLLAQVDASVGGKVAINHPKCKNMIGSFKNPYRVIIDVEFLKTLPKREFKSGMGELLKYSFLTKDKSYLEYIENNVEKIKNLDSDVLENIVEQSIRIKKHYVDIDPFEKGERAFLNLGHTYAHALESFFDYKAYTHGEAVSKGIIFDLELSLLRGQINKEYLERAKNIFKLFDIDTDLIYLPSDKFIPLMRKDKKNSFNKIITILLDSQGYLSKTEVQEDEITKIIDKYRNNFLRTSIDIGTNSCRLLIAEVQENNEIISLKKQIYKDLEIVKLGEDVNKNKFLKEEAIERTLKCLRKYRKIIDNYSIEEKNIICFATSATRDSTNRDYFIKKVYDETKIKNNCISGDKEAYINFKGVISSFDRDFKDNILVFDIGGGSTEFTLGNMQGIEKKISLNIGSVRITEKFFLNNEIYNYSEENRIKAKEWVKENLKELEDFKKLNFTLIGVAGTTTTQVSVREKMEVYDSEKIHLSNLTSKEINDNLNLFIKKINNEEIKGLDPKRKDVIIGGTLILKEILEYFEKDFIIVSENDNLMGAILEGVEKK, from the coding sequence ATGAAAAAAATTTTTGATGATATTTATGTTGGTTCAAATATAATTTCAAAATTAAATGATTATACAAAAGATTTTGATAAAATCTTAATTTTTTCAAATGAAACAATAGCAGACTTATACTTTGAAAAATTTAAGTCAACTTTAAATGAAAAAGATAAGGTTTTTTATTTTACAATAAAAGATGGAGAAGAATATAAAAATATTGAAAGCATCCTTCCAGTTTATGACTTTATGTTAGAAAATAATTTTTCAAGAAAGTCTTTAATTATTAGCCTTGGTGGTGGAGTTATTTGTGATATGGGAGGCTATATTTCAGCTACCTATATGAGAGGAATAGAATTTAGACAAGTTCCTACTTCACTTCTTGCACAAGTTGATGCAAGTGTTGGAGGAAAAGTTGCTATAAATCATCCTAAATGTAAAAATATGATAGGAAGTTTTAAAAATCCATATAGGGTTATTATTGATGTAGAATTTTTAAAAACTCTGCCAAAAAGAGAATTTAAATCTGGAATGGGAGAACTTTTAAAATATTCTTTTTTAACAAAAGATAAAAGTTATTTGGAATATATAGAAAATAATGTTGAAAAAATTAAAAATTTAGATAGTGATGTTTTAGAAAATATTGTAGAGCAATCAATAAGAATTAAAAAACATTATGTAGACATAGATCCTTTTGAAAAAGGAGAAAGAGCTTTTTTAAATTTAGGGCATACTTATGCACATGCTTTGGAAAGCTTTTTTGATTATAAAGCTTATACTCATGGAGAAGCTGTTTCCAAAGGTATAATTTTTGATTTAGAATTATCTCTTTTAAGAGGACAAATTAATAAAGAATACCTAGAGAGAGCTAAAAATATTTTTAAGCTATTTGATATAGATACTGATTTAATATATTTACCTAGTGATAAATTTATTCCTTTAATGAGAAAAGATAAAAAAAATTCTTTTAATAAAATTATTACAATTTTATTAGACAGTCAAGGATATTTATCTAAAACAGAAGTTCAAGAAGATGAAATTACAAAAATTATTGATAAATATAGAAATAATTTTTTAAGAACAAGTATTGATATAGGAACTAATTCTTGTCGTTTATTAATTGCTGAAGTTCAAGAAAATAATGAAATTATAAGTTTAAAAAAACAAATTTATAAGGATTTAGAAATAGTTAAACTTGGGGAAGATGTAAATAAAAATAAATTTTTAAAAGAAGAAGCTATTGAAAGAACTTTAAAATGTCTAAGAAAATATAGAAAAATTATAGATAATTATTCAATAGAAGAAAAAAATATTATCTGTTTTGCAACATCAGCAACAAGAGATTCTACTAATAGAGATTATTTTATTAAAAAAGTTTATGATGAAACTAAAATAAAAAATAATTGTATTAGTGGAGATAAAGAAGCCTATATAAATTTCAAGGGAGTTATAAGTTCTTTTGATAGAGATTTTAAAGATAATATTTTGGTTTTTGATATAGGTGGAGGTTCAACAGAATTTACCCTTGGTAATATGCAAGGCATAGAAAAGAAAATAAGTTTAAATATAGGTTCTGTTAGAATAACTGAGAAATTCTTCCTAAATAATGAAATATATAATTATTCAGAAGAAAATAGAATTAAAGCAAAAGAATGGGTTAAAGAAAACTTAAAAGAACTTGAAGACTTTAAAAAACTAAACTTCACTTTAATTGGTGTAGCAGGAACAACTACAACACAAGTCAGTGTCAGAGAGAAAATGGAAGTATATGATAGTGAAAAAATACATCTTAGTAACTTGACAAGTAAAGAAATTAATGATAACTTAAATTTATTTATAAAAAAAATAAACAATGAAGAAATAAAAGGTTTAGACCCAAAGAGAAAAGATGTTATAATAGGAGGAACTCTTATATTAAAAGAAATATTAGAGTATTTTGAAAAAGATTTTATAATAGTTTCTGAAAATGACAATCTTATGGGTGCTATATTAGAAGGAGTAGAAAAGAAATGA
- the crcB gene encoding fluoride efflux transporter CrcB — protein sequence MFKFLYVGLGGALGAILRYSFYFLPIPYNKTIFINILGAVIIGFISYFTKNIKILDHGLILFLTTGLCGGFTTFSTFSLETVELIEKNQFILASLYSLGSIVLSIIGIYIGYYLAKLF from the coding sequence ATGTTTAAATTTTTATATGTTGGTTTAGGTGGAGCACTAGGAGCTATATTAAGATATAGTTTCTATTTTTTACCAATTCCATATAATAAGACAATTTTTATAAATATATTAGGAGCAGTAATAATTGGTTTTATTTCTTATTTTACTAAAAATATAAAAATACTAGACCATGGATTAATTCTATTTTTAACAACAGGACTTTGTGGAGGATTTACAACATTTTCAACTTTTTCTCTTGAAACAGTAGAGTTAATTGAAAAAAATCAATTTATATTAGCAAGTTTATATAGCTTAGGAAGTATTGTTTTATCTATAATTGGTATCTATATTGGATATTATTTAGCTAAGTTATTTTAA
- a CDS encoding DUF4846 domain-containing protein, which produces MKNRIYNFFIIILLFSLQTFLHAETNYVNKQGTTIETRYNVPAGYKRVNVEKGSFAEFLRNQKLKPYGEKALYYNGKEKPNSGIYDSVLDVEIGKQDLHQCADAIMLLRAEYLYSKKEYNKINFHFTSGFEAKYSKWIEGYRISIQGKGAYVKKANPSNTYKDFKNYMNIVFSYCGTLSLEKEMKLQSLDKMKIGDVFIKGGSPGHAVIIVDMAENDKGEKIFMLAQSYMPAQQTQILINPNNKELGVWYSLKGKDELITPEWDFSINQLRSF; this is translated from the coding sequence ATGAAAAATAGAATATATAATTTTTTTATAATTATTTTACTTTTTAGTTTACAAACTTTTTTGCATGCAGAAACAAATTATGTTAATAAACAAGGAACAACAATAGAAACAAGGTATAATGTTCCTGCTGGATACAAAAGAGTGAATGTTGAAAAAGGAAGCTTTGCCGAATTTTTAAGAAATCAAAAGTTAAAACCTTATGGAGAGAAAGCATTATATTACAATGGTAAAGAAAAACCAAATAGTGGAATTTACGATAGTGTATTGGATGTAGAAATAGGGAAACAAGATTTACACCAATGTGCAGATGCTATTATGTTACTTAGAGCTGAATATCTTTATTCAAAAAAGGAATATAATAAAATTAATTTTCATTTTACTTCTGGTTTTGAAGCTAAATATTCAAAATGGATTGAAGGTTATAGAATAAGTATTCAAGGTAAAGGTGCTTATGTTAAGAAAGCTAATCCTTCAAATACATATAAAGATTTTAAAAATTATATGAATATAGTTTTTTCATACTGTGGAACTCTTTCACTAGAAAAAGAAATGAAATTGCAAAGTTTAGATAAAATGAAAATAGGAGATGTTTTTATCAAAGGTGGAAGCCCAGGACATGCTGTAATTATTGTTGATATGGCAGAAAATGATAAGGGAGAAAAAATATTTATGTTGGCACAATCTTATATGCCTGCACAACAAACACAAATATTAATAAACCCTAATAATAAAGAGCTAGGAGTATGGTATTCATTAAAAGGAAAAGATGAACTTATTACACCTGAATGGGACTTTTCTATAAATCAATTAAGAAGTTTTTAA
- a CDS encoding NUDIX hydrolase → MKFTHISKKQVFKNDVITVFEEKLGLPNNNIVTWTFTGKKEVVAIIAEIDGEIIFVKQYRPAIKKELLEIPAGLVEKGEDILEAAKREFEEEIGYRANKLEKICTYYNSAGVNAGQYHLFYASDLEKTHQHLDENEFLEIVRIPINEIDIFSFEDSKTIIALSYLNMKNIVK, encoded by the coding sequence ATGAAATTCACACATATATCAAAAAAGCAAGTTTTTAAAAATGATGTAATAACTGTTTTTGAAGAAAAACTTGGCTTACCTAATAATAATATTGTAACTTGGACATTTACAGGAAAAAAAGAAGTTGTTGCAATAATAGCAGAAATAGATGGTGAAATTATTTTTGTAAAGCAATACAGACCTGCAATAAAAAAAGAACTTCTTGAAATTCCAGCAGGTTTAGTTGAAAAGGGAGAAGATATTCTTGAAGCTGCTAAAAGGGAATTTGAAGAAGAGATTGGTTATAGAGCAAATAAATTAGAAAAAATATGTACTTACTATAATTCAGCTGGTGTAAATGCAGGACAATATCATTTATTTTATGCAAGTGATTTAGAGAAAACTCATCAACATCTTGATGAGAATGAGTTTCTTGAAATTGTTAGAATACCTATAAATGAAATAGATATTTTTAGTTTTGAAGATTCAAAAACTATAATTGCATTAAGTTATCTAAATATGAAAAATATAGTAAAATAG
- a CDS encoding TrmH family RNA methyltransferase, which translates to MEIIESKENKLIKSLKKLKQKKYRDSENKFLAEGYKFLDYDYSPEIIIIREDIYQANFYFEKINEFSCKKIVVTTKIFEELSSQETSQGIIILYNKKTDNLKTLSNNLVILDDVSDPGNLGTIIRICDATNFKDIILTKGTVDAYNEKVIRATMGSILNINLYYLEKSEIINFLKEKNYSIISTYLDKTAIPYNKIKLKEKNALIFGNEGNGISDDFINITDYKTIIPILSNTESLNVAVATGIILYKFREIEGAF; encoded by the coding sequence ATGGAAATTATAGAAAGCAAAGAAAATAAATTAATAAAATCTTTAAAAAAATTAAAACAAAAAAAATATAGAGATAGTGAAAATAAATTTTTAGCAGAGGGATATAAATTTTTAGATTATGATTATTCCCCTGAAATAATAATTATTAGAGAGGATATTTACCAAGCTAATTTTTATTTTGAGAAAATAAATGAGTTTTCATGTAAGAAAATAGTTGTGACAACTAAAATTTTTGAAGAATTAAGTTCACAAGAAACATCACAAGGAATTATAATTCTATATAATAAAAAAACAGATAATTTAAAAACTCTTTCAAATAATTTAGTTATTTTAGATGATGTGTCTGATCCAGGAAACTTAGGAACAATTATAAGAATTTGTGATGCAACTAACTTTAAGGATATTATTTTAACTAAGGGAACAGTTGATGCTTATAATGAAAAGGTTATAAGGGCAACTATGGGTTCAATCTTAAATATAAATCTTTATTACTTAGAAAAATCTGAAATCATTAATTTTTTAAAAGAAAAGAATTATTCTATAATTTCAACTTATTTAGATAAGACTGCTATTCCTTATAATAAAATAAAATTAAAAGAAAAAAATGCACTAATTTTTGGAAATGAAGGAAATGGAATTTCTGATGATTTTATAAATATAACTGATTATAAAACAATTATTCCAATACTTTCAAATACAGAATCATTAAATGTTGCAGTAGCAACAGGCATTATTTTATATAAATTTAGAGAGATAGAGGGAGCTTTTTAA